One Leptolyngbya sp. SIO1E4 genomic region harbors:
- the ndk gene encoding nucleoside-diphosphate kinase yields the protein MERTFIMIKPDGVQRGLVGEVISRFERKGFTLVGMKFMAVSRELAEQHYGVHRDKPFFAGLVNFITSSPVVAMVWEGDNVIASARTLIGATNPISANPGTIRGDYGITIGRNLIHGSDAVETAQQEIALWFKEPEMTSWESSSKDWLYE from the coding sequence GTGGAACGCACCTTTATCATGATCAAGCCCGACGGTGTTCAGCGTGGGCTGGTCGGTGAAGTTATTAGTCGGTTTGAGCGCAAAGGCTTTACCCTTGTCGGCATGAAGTTCATGGCAGTTTCCCGAGAGCTGGCGGAACAGCATTATGGCGTACATCGCGACAAGCCTTTTTTCGCGGGGCTGGTTAATTTCATAACCTCTAGTCCTGTTGTCGCGATGGTCTGGGAAGGGGATAACGTCATCGCTTCTGCGCGAACACTCATTGGGGCAACCAACCCTATTTCTGCTAATCCGGGTACCATTCGGGGTGATTATGGAATCACCATTGGTCGAAATTTGATTCATGGCTCTGATGCCGTTGAAACAGCCCAGCAGGAAATCGCCCTATGGTTCAAGGAGCCTGAGATGACTAGCTGGGAATCCTCCAGCAAAGATTGGCTCTACGAATAA
- a CDS encoding 50S ribosomal protein L28, which translates to MARSCDLTGKKANNAFAVSHSHRRTKRLQEANLQTKRVWWPQGKRFVKLRLSTKAIKTLEKKGIEAMAREAGINLAKY; encoded by the coding sequence ATGGCCCGTAGTTGTGACCTGACTGGTAAGAAAGCCAATAACGCCTTTGCCGTTTCCCACTCACACCGGCGGACAAAGCGCTTGCAGGAAGCCAACTTACAGACTAAACGGGTTTGGTGGCCTCAGGGTAAGCGGTTTGTTAAGTTACGCTTGTCTACAAAAGCAATTAAGACCCTAGAAAAGAAAGGCATTGAAGCAATGGCTAGGGAAGCAGGCATCAACTTAGCTAAGTACTAA
- a CDS encoding prepilin-type N-terminal cleavage/methylation domain-containing protein, translated as MKRRLLTQPNAADAGFTLLEILVVLIIVGILAAIAAPNWVRYRANRQVQAVQGELRQVLEQAQTDARVKRETQTITIDVEADIPTVTVESVSEGLREITLVEDDLRPGLITLETTAVDENFAFGHQGVVDETFIINVVSENTNRPHCVAALSLIGGVVSGSDDDCAEIEAALLENNDD; from the coding sequence ATGAAACGCCGACTTCTAACTCAACCAAATGCTGCTGATGCTGGTTTCACGTTACTAGAAATTTTGGTGGTGCTAATTATCGTAGGCATCTTGGCTGCGATCGCGGCTCCTAACTGGGTTCGTTACCGAGCCAATCGGCAGGTGCAGGCCGTGCAGGGTGAGCTGCGACAAGTGCTGGAGCAAGCGCAAACCGATGCCCGTGTGAAGCGCGAGACTCAGACGATAACCATTGATGTTGAAGCTGATATCCCAACCGTCACTGTCGAAAGTGTCTCCGAGGGTCTTCGAGAAATTACACTCGTTGAGGATGACCTACGCCCAGGATTGATTACCCTGGAAACCACTGCCGTTGATGAGAATTTTGCGTTTGGCCATCAGGGCGTCGTTGACGAAACTTTCATTATTAATGTGGTTTCTGAAAATACTAATCGCCCTCACTGTGTGGCAGCCCTTTCTCTCATTGGTGGTGTGGTGTCTGGCTCTGATGACGACTGTGCTGAAATTGAAGCAGCACTTTTAGAGAACAATGACGACTAG
- a CDS encoding prepilin-type N-terminal cleavage/methylation domain-containing protein has translation MTVSRWLKRQFLRRSHSDQPRSSGFTLIELLIALVIGSVIISGLMFIVTEMLKIERRETAVDNTQRDMKRALEYIASDIAEAIYVYVPDPDTGDWPAPIQVLDDVTIDNIENVILAFWRPDFEEDANLPADCGAFADDLEQQCLNLLERRGYYTLVAYEIVPNGEGDVVWDGQARLIRHELPKYTDASTLEEGYAGEGPFNATGAADFLREPVAGNAGELGIQSAVLVDFVANPEDTAIDDDAPLCEATDLVRIPADPDTSRSFFACVRAAVAGGTVEGSRDNQNLELFLRGDFEPREGSSVGLGTAALNENSLLPTLRTGVFVQGIIGYNPDN, from the coding sequence ATGACGGTTTCGCGATGGTTAAAACGGCAGTTTTTACGTCGATCTCACAGTGATCAGCCTCGTTCATCAGGTTTTACGCTGATAGAACTTTTGATTGCATTGGTCATCGGCAGCGTGATTATTTCTGGGTTGATGTTTATCGTTACCGAAATGCTCAAGATAGAGCGTCGGGAAACCGCAGTAGACAATACCCAGCGAGACATGAAGCGGGCGCTGGAATATATCGCCTCTGATATTGCTGAGGCGATATATGTGTATGTGCCAGACCCTGACACAGGTGACTGGCCTGCTCCAATTCAGGTATTAGATGACGTCACTATAGATAACATCGAAAATGTCATTCTTGCGTTTTGGCGACCAGACTTTGAGGAGGATGCAAACCTGCCAGCAGACTGTGGGGCATTTGCAGATGACCTTGAACAGCAATGTCTGAATCTGCTTGAGCGTCGAGGCTACTACACGCTGGTGGCGTATGAAATAGTCCCCAATGGGGAAGGTGATGTAGTGTGGGACGGCCAAGCGCGCTTGATTCGCCATGAACTGCCCAAGTATACGGACGCCTCCACATTGGAAGAAGGCTACGCTGGCGAAGGCCCATTTAATGCGACTGGGGCGGCTGATTTCCTGCGGGAACCAGTGGCCGGCAACGCGGGTGAGTTGGGCATACAGTCTGCGGTGTTGGTTGATTTTGTTGCTAATCCGGAGGATACGGCAATTGATGATGATGCCCCCCTTTGTGAAGCGACTGACCTAGTTCGTATTCCTGCTGACCCTGACACCTCTAGGAGCTTTTTTGCTTGTGTCCGTGCGGCTGTTGCCGGGGGCACGGTGGAGGGTAGCCGAGACAACCAAAACCTGGAACTCTTTTTGAGAGGCGATTTTGAGCCTCGTGAGGGTAGCAGCGTGGGACTAGGAACCGCTGCTCTGAATGAGAATAGCCTGCTTCCGACCCTACGGACGGGGGTTTTTGTACAAGGCATCATCGGTTATAACCCCGACAACTAA
- a CDS encoding ABC transporter ATP-binding protein: MSAPVPSFLETKTSSETAVVQTQNLTKIYRTGFWLNQLVTSLQDCSLTVYQGETFGLLGSNGAGKTTLLKMLLGIVRPTSGRARLLDQPVGDRQVKHRVGYLPENPYFYDHLTGPEFLKYTAGLFRLSAAEQRQRIPALLDLVGLAPKTIHKKPLKKYSKGMLQRIGLAQALMNDPEVVFLDEPMSGLDPMGRYRMREVILSLKDQGKTIFFNSHVLSDVEMICDRVALLDQGSLLCTGSLDELLGTSAHYAVQGRGGNLEVLQKWLSSLEFQRGLWQGVLNGEPYDFLSSVRGMGGTVVSLKLARPTLEDFFMAQIQQRRQGSTKPPQHP; this comes from the coding sequence ATGAGTGCTCCTGTCCCTTCTTTTCTAGAAACCAAAACGTCGTCTGAGACGGCTGTTGTGCAAACCCAAAACCTGACTAAAATCTACCGTACGGGGTTTTGGCTCAACCAGTTGGTGACATCGCTGCAAGACTGTAGCCTGACGGTTTACCAGGGTGAAACCTTTGGGTTGTTGGGGTCTAACGGGGCGGGTAAAACAACGCTCTTAAAAATGTTGTTAGGTATTGTTCGCCCAACTAGCGGACGAGCACGGTTGCTGGATCAACCAGTGGGCGATCGCCAGGTTAAGCATCGAGTGGGTTATTTGCCTGAAAATCCTTACTTTTATGACCACTTAACCGGCCCAGAGTTTCTAAAGTACACGGCGGGCCTATTTAGACTCTCTGCAGCAGAACAACGGCAGCGCATTCCAGCTTTGCTGGATCTTGTTGGTCTAGCACCCAAGACCATTCACAAAAAACCGCTCAAAAAGTACTCCAAGGGGATGCTGCAGCGCATTGGGTTGGCGCAGGCGTTAATGAATGATCCAGAAGTGGTGTTCTTAGATGAGCCCATGTCGGGGCTTGATCCGATGGGGCGGTATCGCATGCGAGAGGTCATCTTGTCGCTGAAAGATCAGGGCAAGACCATCTTCTTTAATAGCCATGTGTTGTCAGACGTTGAGATGATCTGCGATCGCGTCGCATTGCTAGATCAAGGTTCGTTACTATGCACAGGTTCTCTAGACGAACTGTTAGGCACCTCTGCCCACTACGCAGTGCAGGGGCGCGGGGGGAATTTAGAGGTGTTACAGAAGTGGCTGTCTTCGCTGGAGTTTCAACGAGGGCTATGGCAAGGGGTTCTAAATGGTGAGCCGTATGACTTTTTATCCAGCGTGCGGGGCATGGGAGGCACGGTCGTCAGCCTTAAATTAGCGCGTCCCACCTTAGAAGATTTTTTTATGGCGCAGATCCAGCAACGACGCCAGGGATCGACAAAACCACCCCAGCATCCGTAA
- a CDS encoding sulfotransferase, whose product MKASDNLNDVVNSVKYSIQEALGFSAYHVLPKRNVVCLVSSMRAGSTLLKALIGQAEDVSHLPEYDFSILNSFSKNRAYYILVKSIAEKHIILKRPRWFEDEDYPAAPPLDCQFIVLFRDAQEVVNSLMKRWPDLTKEQAIDYWCETYSSILERLKYLPQNKVCYTSYQDLLEDPKQTTARLFKFMGSKQTTGVSEYAFPNSGKWEWGKDDGSQNIFTMSVQNSKKERRTQPDTDSFGAHAIAVQKLNEQYDRLIQQSRNLF is encoded by the coding sequence ATGAAAGCTAGTGACAATCTTAATGATGTCGTCAATTCGGTCAAATACTCAATCCAAGAAGCGCTTGGATTTTCTGCATACCATGTTTTGCCGAAGCGAAATGTTGTCTGTCTGGTTTCTTCAATGCGAGCTGGATCAACGCTTTTAAAGGCTCTGATTGGGCAAGCAGAAGATGTTAGCCATCTACCCGAATACGATTTTTCTATTTTGAATTCTTTTTCCAAAAATCGGGCCTATTACATATTAGTAAAATCTATCGCCGAGAAACACATCATCCTTAAGAGACCTCGATGGTTCGAGGACGAAGATTATCCAGCGGCACCTCCGCTGGACTGTCAATTTATTGTCCTATTTAGGGATGCACAAGAAGTTGTCAATTCTTTGATGAAGCGCTGGCCCGACCTGACTAAAGAGCAAGCGATTGATTATTGGTGTGAAACATATTCTTCTATTCTTGAACGGCTAAAATATTTGCCGCAGAATAAGGTCTGCTATACGAGCTATCAAGACTTATTAGAGGATCCGAAGCAAACAACCGCTAGACTCTTCAAGTTTATGGGCTCAAAGCAAACGACGGGAGTTTCGGAATATGCCTTTCCGAACTCTGGCAAGTGGGAATGGGGTAAAGATGACGGCAGTCAAAACATCTTTACAATGTCAGTTCAAAATTCCAAAAAGGAACGTCGTACTCAACCCGACACTGATAGTTTTGGAGCACATGCAATCGCTGTTCAAAAACTGAATGAGCAGTATGACAGGCTGATTCAGCAGAGCCGGAATTTGTTCTAG
- a CDS encoding response regulator transcription factor: MGTAIIQVVESNPHLRSLLSWHLQQTGYRVYQSADVTRARDTFQTHQPNLVILDAQFPEGNSLEFCRWMFQQGQTYVLLLSARNTETDIVAGLKAGADDYLTKPFGMQEFLARVEALTRRLSRLNAPASLTYGPLNIDLVQRRVRYRGAYIDLTPQEFSLLYVLTQARGTPLSRSDLLQRAWPDEIDNPRTVDTHILSLRKKIEADPRQPSIIQTVRNVGYRFNVDRLVNDMALQNQGNGARSMATASTLQAPR; the protein is encoded by the coding sequence GTGGGCACAGCGATTATTCAAGTAGTTGAAAGTAACCCCCATTTGCGATCGCTGTTGAGTTGGCACCTGCAACAGACTGGCTATCGGGTCTATCAGTCCGCTGATGTTACCCGGGCTCGTGATACTTTTCAGACTCATCAACCAAATTTGGTTATTTTAGACGCCCAATTCCCGGAGGGTAACAGTCTGGAATTTTGCCGATGGATGTTTCAGCAGGGGCAGACCTATGTGTTGCTGCTCTCTGCCCGCAATACTGAGACAGATATTGTAGCTGGCTTGAAAGCAGGTGCTGATGACTACCTCACCAAGCCCTTTGGGATGCAGGAGTTTTTAGCACGGGTAGAGGCGCTTACACGCCGCTTAAGTCGGTTGAATGCGCCTGCTTCTCTCACCTATGGCCCCTTAAACATTGATCTGGTGCAGCGGCGAGTCCGCTACCGGGGCGCTTACATTGACCTGACCCCACAGGAATTTAGTCTGCTCTACGTTTTAACTCAGGCTAGGGGAACCCCACTCAGCCGTAGTGACCTCCTTCAGCGAGCTTGGCCTGACGAGATTGATAACCCCCGCACAGTAGACACCCACATCCTGTCTCTCCGCAAAAAAATCGAGGCCGATCCACGCCAGCCCAGCATTATCCAAACCGTGCGTAATGTGGGATACCGGTTCAATGTTGATCGTCTGGTTAACGACATGGCTCTGCAAAATCAGGGAAATGGAGCACGTTCAATGGCAACGGCATCAACGCTACAAGCACCCCGCTAG
- the speA gene encoding biosynthetic arginine decarboxylase, translated as METAQQSSERMLQALRSQVKADHEAPPPHRHWPIEKSEELYRIQGWGDPYFSINAAGHVTVSPKGDRGGSLDLYELVNALKRRNLGLPILIRFSDILEDRIERLNACFARAIARYNYNGVYRGVFPVKCNQQRHLVEDLVRFGQPHQFGLEAGSKPELLIALAALNTPGALLICNGYKDREYLETAMLSQRLGHTPIIVLEQLEEVELVVAASRHLKIRPLLGIRAKLCRKGVGRWGGSAGDRAKFGLTIPEVLTAVERLKQADMLDCLQLLHFHIGSQISSISVIKDALREACQIYVELSALGAKMGYLDVGGGLGVDYDGSKTNFHASKNYSIQNYANDVVAEVKEACASRNLPVPTLVSESGRAIASHQSVLVFDVLGTSNILESPDIEPPTETDHALLRELYDTYVSIHLKNYQEAYHDAEQFKEEAISLFNFGYLSLTERAKVESLYWACCRRILDLVRNEDYVPDDLEDLEKSLASIYYINLSVFQSVPDAWAIDQLFPIMPIHRLDEEPTCRATLADLTCDSDGKINQFIDLRDVKSVLELHPLVQDEPYYLGLFLGGAYQEIMGNLHNLFGDTNTVHIHMTPKGYQIEHVVKGDTMTEVLSYVQYDSEDLIENIRRRTEYALQDGTITIEEAQLLLQHYEHSLNHYTYLST; from the coding sequence ATGGAAACAGCTCAGCAATCGAGTGAAAGAATGCTCCAAGCACTGCGATCGCAGGTAAAGGCAGACCATGAAGCGCCCCCTCCTCACCGGCATTGGCCTATCGAAAAAAGTGAAGAGCTTTATCGCATTCAGGGGTGGGGCGATCCGTATTTTTCAATTAATGCCGCTGGCCATGTGACCGTCTCTCCCAAAGGCGATCGCGGGGGCTCCCTCGACCTCTATGAACTTGTGAATGCGCTCAAACGTCGAAACCTGGGGCTCCCTATCCTAATTCGCTTTTCCGATATTTTAGAAGACCGCATTGAACGCTTAAATGCCTGCTTTGCCCGTGCGATCGCTCGCTATAACTACAACGGCGTTTACCGGGGGGTCTTCCCCGTAAAGTGCAACCAGCAGCGGCACCTGGTTGAAGATCTGGTGCGGTTTGGACAACCCCATCAGTTTGGATTAGAAGCTGGCTCCAAGCCAGAACTGCTCATTGCCCTCGCCGCCTTAAATACCCCAGGGGCCCTGTTAATTTGCAATGGCTATAAGGATCGCGAATATCTAGAAACAGCGATGCTGAGCCAACGGCTAGGGCATACCCCAATTATCGTGCTAGAGCAGCTGGAAGAGGTGGAGCTGGTAGTTGCCGCCAGTCGTCACCTCAAGATTCGCCCGCTCCTGGGGATACGCGCCAAGCTCTGCCGCAAAGGAGTCGGGCGTTGGGGAGGCTCAGCGGGCGATCGCGCCAAATTTGGCCTGACCATTCCTGAAGTCCTCACGGCGGTAGAACGCCTGAAACAAGCAGACATGCTGGACTGCCTACAGTTGCTCCATTTCCATATTGGATCTCAAATTTCTTCTATCAGCGTCATTAAAGACGCCCTGCGAGAAGCCTGCCAGATTTATGTGGAACTCTCAGCCCTGGGCGCAAAGATGGGTTATCTGGATGTGGGCGGTGGGTTAGGAGTAGACTACGACGGCTCTAAAACTAATTTTCATGCTTCCAAAAACTACAGCATTCAAAATTACGCCAATGATGTAGTCGCCGAGGTGAAAGAAGCCTGCGCAAGCCGCAACTTGCCAGTACCGACCCTGGTTAGTGAAAGCGGGCGGGCGATCGCCTCCCATCAATCGGTCTTAGTATTTGATGTCTTGGGCACCAGCAATATTTTGGAGAGTCCAGATATTGAGCCCCCTACAGAGACTGACCACGCCCTTCTGCGGGAACTCTACGACACCTATGTCTCTATCCACCTCAAAAATTACCAAGAGGCCTATCACGATGCAGAGCAGTTCAAAGAAGAAGCCATCAGCCTCTTTAACTTTGGCTATCTTAGCCTCACCGAGCGTGCCAAAGTTGAAAGTCTGTATTGGGCTTGCTGCCGCCGCATTCTAGACCTGGTACGCAACGAAGATTACGTTCCCGATGATCTAGAAGATTTGGAGAAGAGCCTCGCCTCTATCTATTACATTAATCTCTCGGTGTTTCAGTCTGTGCCCGATGCCTGGGCGATCGATCAGCTATTTCCCATCATGCCGATTCATCGACTAGACGAAGAACCTACCTGCAGAGCCACCCTGGCGGACCTGACCTGTGATAGCGACGGCAAAATCAACCAGTTTATTGATCTGCGGGATGTTAAGTCTGTACTAGAGCTCCACCCCCTCGTCCAAGATGAACCCTATTACTTAGGGCTGTTCCTGGGCGGAGCCTATCAGGAAATTATGGGTAACCTGCACAACTTGTTTGGCGATACCAACACAGTGCACATTCACATGACGCCCAAAGGCTACCAAATCGAGCATGTGGTGAAAGGAGACACCATGACTGAGGTGTTGAGCTATGTGCAATATGACTCTGAAGACCTGATCGAAAATATCCGGCGTCGCACCGAATATGCCCTACAAGACGGCACAATCACCATTGAGGAGGCGCAACTGCTTCTGCAGCACTACGAGCACAGCCTCAACCATTACACCTACCTGTCAACTTAG
- a CDS encoding alpha/beta fold hydrolase, which translates to MTAFLPPWYLQSGLLMTLYVAKIASQHWQRYTPEPAPPYQSHVFSGAHGVPLYGIVAIPPRPKGTIVGTYGITGNLDNQWFLRILGRKAFARGYAVVLFDWRAHGKTAELSPTLTSDGLYEGVDFVQIAAQSKPLGCPAPFWFTGYSLGGQLALWGIKTAQAVEGIANIATEEIQGGAVICPSVDSIRSLRYLIAHPLGRYLEKAIARELNRLAWRLHHTHPGEFDPAAIERADSIWGFDHELVINRLGFTSVEAYYTASSPLPFLPHLSKSTLILYAADDPLFAPELVPDLQAACADNTAIDLRLTPQGGHVGYISSRKGQAIAGDSDPWWAWNRVLEWIDQTG; encoded by the coding sequence ATGACAGCATTTTTGCCGCCCTGGTATCTGCAATCGGGTCTGCTGATGACCCTATACGTGGCCAAAATCGCTAGCCAGCATTGGCAGCGATATACCCCTGAGCCAGCTCCTCCTTATCAAAGTCATGTTTTCTCCGGTGCCCACGGTGTCCCCCTCTATGGCATTGTGGCCATTCCGCCTCGCCCCAAAGGAACGATTGTCGGAACTTACGGCATTACAGGGAATTTAGACAATCAGTGGTTTTTGCGCATTCTGGGCAGAAAAGCCTTTGCCAGGGGCTATGCGGTTGTGCTGTTTGATTGGCGCGCCCATGGCAAAACGGCGGAGTTGTCGCCCACGCTAACCTCCGATGGTCTGTATGAGGGGGTCGACTTTGTGCAGATAGCCGCTCAATCCAAACCGTTAGGGTGCCCGGCTCCCTTTTGGTTTACGGGATATTCGCTGGGGGGGCAATTGGCGCTGTGGGGTATTAAAACTGCTCAGGCAGTAGAAGGGATTGCGAATATTGCGACAGAGGAGATTCAAGGGGGTGCAGTCATTTGCCCCAGCGTTGATTCAATTCGATCGCTACGTTACTTAATCGCCCATCCCCTCGGACGCTACCTTGAAAAGGCAATTGCCCGCGAACTCAATCGCCTCGCGTGGAGACTCCACCACACTCACCCTGGCGAGTTTGACCCCGCTGCTATCGAGCGGGCGGACAGTATTTGGGGCTTCGACCATGAATTGGTCATTAATCGTCTCGGGTTTACCTCCGTTGAAGCCTATTACACGGCCAGCAGCCCCTTGCCTTTTTTGCCCCATCTGAGCAAGTCAACGCTGATTCTTTACGCTGCTGATGATCCGCTTTTTGCCCCCGAACTGGTGCCTGACCTACAAGCCGCCTGTGCTGATAACACTGCCATAGATTTAAGACTGACCCCTCAGGGAGGGCATGTGGGGTATATCAGTAGCCGGAAAGGACAGGCGATCGCCGGTGACTCTGACCCTTGGTGGGCCTGGAATCGTGTTTTAGAGTGGATAGATCAGACCGGCTAG
- a CDS encoding alkaline phosphatase family protein, with translation MPTPCLLIIGLDCMEPSLVFDRWRQDLPNLSQLMAQGSYGQLESSIPAITVPAWSCMMTGRDPGELGIYGFRNRRDRDYHSMGISDGRAVKFPRLWDILGEAGWKVAALSVPGTSPPYAVNGSLVSCFLTPGVEVPFTHPLELAVQVRAWMPDFMMDVPNFRSDDKARILENLYKLCDQRFTLAEKLIAQDEPDFLMLVDMGVDRIHHAFWKPMDPRHPQYESDSPFAEAIHDYYIYVDRRVGDLLNHCDDDTAVLIVSDHGAQPLMGGICINEWLMANGYLTLKEAPAEPMPLDKTEVDWSQTQVWGAGGYYARIFLNVKGREPAGTVTMANYEALRDELTEKLSQLKTPEGHPLKVKVFKPQEIYQKVRGRAPDLIVYFDDLAWRSVGSVGIGNLYTVENDTGPDDANHAPFGLMIFYDPRSPKHGQVLEGAQLYDILPTLLQRYDIEAPKDLRGKVLAI, from the coding sequence ATGCCCACCCCCTGTTTGTTGATTATCGGCCTGGACTGTATGGAACCGTCGCTGGTTTTTGATCGCTGGCGGCAAGACTTACCCAACCTAAGTCAGCTGATGGCCCAGGGCAGCTATGGGCAGTTGGAAAGCAGCATTCCGGCAATTACGGTACCGGCCTGGAGCTGTATGATGACGGGTCGAGATCCAGGAGAGCTGGGTATTTATGGATTTCGCAATCGGCGCGATCGCGATTACCACAGTATGGGGATTTCTGACGGGCGCGCCGTGAAGTTTCCTCGCCTATGGGACATTTTAGGAGAGGCAGGCTGGAAAGTAGCCGCGCTGAGTGTGCCTGGAACGTCCCCTCCCTATGCGGTCAACGGAAGCCTGGTTTCTTGCTTTTTGACACCGGGGGTGGAGGTGCCCTTTACCCATCCCCTCGAACTTGCCGTTCAAGTTCGAGCCTGGATGCCTGACTTTATGATGGATGTGCCCAACTTTCGCTCGGATGACAAGGCGCGCATTCTGGAAAATCTCTACAAACTCTGCGATCAACGGTTCACGCTGGCAGAGAAACTGATCGCCCAAGATGAACCAGACTTTCTCATGCTGGTTGATATGGGGGTCGATCGCATTCACCACGCGTTTTGGAAACCAATGGATCCTCGCCATCCCCAGTATGAATCGGATTCCCCCTTCGCTGAGGCCATCCATGATTACTACATCTATGTAGATCGCCGGGTAGGTGACCTGCTCAACCACTGTGATGATGACACTGCGGTGTTAATTGTGTCCGATCATGGGGCCCAGCCCTTGATGGGGGGCATCTGTATTAACGAGTGGTTAATGGCTAACGGCTATCTGACACTCAAAGAGGCCCCTGCAGAACCGATGCCCTTAGACAAAACTGAGGTGGATTGGAGCCAGACTCAAGTCTGGGGGGCCGGAGGATACTACGCTCGGATCTTTCTAAACGTGAAAGGGCGAGAGCCCGCAGGCACCGTCACCATGGCCAACTATGAAGCCCTGCGAGATGAACTCACAGAGAAGCTGTCTCAACTCAAAACGCCTGAGGGCCATCCTTTGAAGGTCAAAGTATTCAAACCCCAGGAGATTTATCAGAAAGTGCGGGGGCGAGCGCCAGATTTAATCGTATATTTTGACGACTTAGCGTGGCGTTCAGTCGGCAGTGTTGGCATTGGCAACCTTTACACCGTAGAAAACGATACGGGTCCTGATGATGCTAACCACGCTCCTTTTGGCTTGATGATTTTCTACGATCCGCGATCGCCAAAACACGGCCAAGTGCTTGAGGGAGCACAGCTTTACGACATACTGCCAACATTGCTTCAGCGCTACGACATTGAGGCACCGAAGGATCTCAGAGGTAAGGTGCTGGCTATCTAA
- a CDS encoding TVP38/TMEM64 family protein: MDLSVFRKRYFWLPVLLGLILALLWHHIDLLLNPQALFEALCSLGPWTVPVFLTAHVLATMVGVPGTLLVIVGGAKFGLWWGSLWSLIGATVGAIAAFWVARYLLKNWFRNRFSKHRAFRQIDKVMDTHSFNCVLAVRFAPLSPFNLVNFLFGLTSVSVGAYAIGTLIGIAPGTVAYTWIGLAGLEAIQGEGLWPLTMALGFLALLSLVPLYLRKRSVGS, encoded by the coding sequence ATGGATCTTTCCGTGTTTCGCAAGCGCTACTTTTGGCTGCCGGTACTCCTGGGCCTAATTTTGGCCTTACTCTGGCACCATATCGATTTACTGCTGAACCCTCAGGCTCTCTTCGAAGCCTTATGCTCCTTAGGGCCGTGGACCGTGCCAGTCTTTTTGACGGCGCATGTTTTAGCCACAATGGTGGGGGTTCCCGGAACGCTGTTAGTGATTGTGGGCGGGGCTAAGTTTGGCCTGTGGTGGGGGTCACTGTGGTCCCTCATCGGAGCCACGGTGGGCGCGATCGCAGCCTTTTGGGTGGCGCGGTATCTGCTAAAAAACTGGTTTCGCAATCGCTTCTCGAAGCATCGAGCCTTTCGTCAGATTGACAAAGTCATGGATACCCACTCCTTTAACTGCGTTCTGGCGGTGCGATTTGCCCCTTTATCGCCCTTTAACCTGGTCAATTTTCTGTTTGGCCTGACATCAGTGTCGGTAGGGGCTTACGCTATCGGCACGCTTATTGGTATTGCGCCAGGCACAGTGGCCTACACCTGGATCGGCTTAGCCGGGCTAGAAGCCATTCAAGGTGAGGGGCTGTGGCCTCTCACGATGGCCCTGGGGTTTTTAGCGCTGCTTTCCCTGGTGCCCTTGTACCTGCGTAAGCGATCGGTGGGTTCGTAG